Within the Telopea speciosissima isolate NSW1024214 ecotype Mountain lineage chromosome 4, Tspe_v1, whole genome shotgun sequence genome, the region TTCCTGAACAAAAACTTCGGTCAAGATTTTCAGCGGTATTTTACTAGGAACTAAATCAGAACATTATGCTCTAAAGTTCCTTACCAGCATAGGTGCCCAGATAACACATATTAATATGAAGAAGAGACATATCCCATTGcaaaatttggtcatttttgtttgtttctgtcCTTGCTGATGTCTAGCTCTATTCAGATCCGCATCACATTTGACAAGATACAAGCTTGAATGAATATCCTCcaactaagaaaaaaaaatagatatcagattttgaaataaatatgaaaattaCTGAAAGAACTACTCCAatacaataaaaaaatcaattagaCAACCAAGAATTCATTTAAAGGTCCctcaaaagtcaaagtaaatttccaGGTTATAAATCTATGCATTATGTAGTTAACAGGAGTAAAGCAAGTACGACTTCAACCACTCCCTGAACTTCCTAAGGGACTTGATTGTGCAGAAATTCATTAAGGAAAAATATTGTTTGGATTTTAGCTTTGACTTTCATCTACTGGCAAACATAGGATAGAGATGAGCTGCACTACCATGTCAAGCATAGGACTATATTCTCTCAACCAAGAGGCAATAGTTTTtggttaaagaaaaaaaaaatccagtcAAATAAATTGACAAAACTGTGTACTACCTAGCCTTGTACTACTTTCCCCATTTGACACCCTTTGTACTGCATATCTACATTACAAATAAAGATGGTCTATGTCATATCTGATAAGCCAAGTCATTCTCCAATTCTCAAGTTATCAACTGGATTTGATACTAAGGCACCTATGCGGCTCTATTGTAATAACAAGACTGCTATAAGTATAGCCACACTCCTGTACAACATGACCGCATATTGAGGTGGATCGTCATTTCATTAAGGGAAAAAATTGACTCTGGCTACATATGCACCCTTTTTGTAAGGACATGCAATCAGTAGgttgatatcttcaccaaagggctcaTCTCTCATCAGTTCATTACTCTTCTATGAAAACTGAGAAGTATGGCATTTaatctccagcttgagggggagtgttaaagttcATGTAATAAGGCTACTTTGGGTACTGAGTTATTATGTTGTATTGTGCTTTAACTTTTTTTACCTCCCTTAGCTATCTTATGTTAGCATGGGGGGTAGGTATGTAATTTCCCTTATGTGGCTAAGTGAATCAAAATAGGGGAGAGAAATCTATTCTCTCCCACAACTCATTACagccaacttcttcttcttcttctacctccaaCTCCCATCTTCTCTTGTCGTCTTACAACCTTTAGATTATAACATACACAAATGGATAACTGCCAGATAGATAGCCTGACAGAACATGCATATAAGGGCATGAGTATGCGAAGAACTCGTCTCTCCAACAGCTGGCATCTATCCACTAGAACTGGGATCCAGTCATATAGATCTCTTGACCAAAGAGCACCAGATCAGGTGATCATATGTCCTACCATCAAAGCTACCATGCAATTTTTTACCAATATTAAAAGAAAGAGTAGTAGCAGCAGTAAAAGATACAAAGATTCATGTAGTTAAACTAAATACACCAAGATCAATGTATAGAAAGATAAGATTGCAATTAAATTACCTTCAGCCAGTCATACATTGTCAGAGATGTGATCGTGCATGACCAGTCAAGTACACATCGCAACTCATATAAGAAAGGCAGCGCACGGTAAAGTCGAAAGCCGAAGTAATAAACCTGCGAAACTTTGCTTGTCAAGAACTGCCGATATAAAGTGCTTTTATGAGGAATTCCATATCGGATTTGTATGGCCTGTAGTGCCAGAGAAACTGCCTTTGTGAGATAGATAGCACGAAGTGCTAGTCCTCCGGCACGTAGGCGTGAAGACTCCATGTACCAAGCATACTGTGTGACCGAGTAAGTAAAGAGGAAGAAGTTGGAAAGATAGAATAGAACTTTTCCCGTGGCAAATGAACAGAGGTAAATAATGCGGTCAAGCACAGTCAAGAAAAATAGAATCTGCAAGAAGAAAACCAATTTATCCCATTAAGGAACCTAGTTTAGTAGAAGCAGTTAGTCTAACTAAAATGATTTATGCAGAGAATCAACTCACACACAACTGTTATAACTTCAACTGGTCAAGACAACAAGGTGATGGTTAAATCATTAAATGTTCACAAATGTAAAATATTTACATGATAACCACAGTAGATGAATCATGCAACCACTCAGGAGAAGGTCACAGAATCAACTCTTTTTAGCTTAGCCTAGGAAACTTAGCACTCCAACATTGTATGCCACAGAAAAAAGTGGACGCAGCAAACATAATTAATTTATTGAGTTCCTAGCTATGAATGTACCGCACATTAGCAATAATATTATTGTCACATCCAATTCAAAAATAATACGATATAGGAACTTTAAAGGATTGAAAGAAAAGAGGTTTACCATTAAGATAAATACAAACTCTTTTGGGAATTGATCCTCAAGCTGATACACCTCAAGAAATTGGCTGTTATTTTTTATGACAGATTGATAGAAAATGGCAACCAAAAAGAAGACCATCAAATCTGCACCAAATATGTAGGCATAAAGATCAATCTCTCTTTTTCCACCACCAATCACAGAGAGTATAGGGTAAGGAAATCCTGTCTCCTCAACAAGACCTAGATGCTGAGCTGTAAGAATTTCCTTTGCTACATCAGCTACAGGAGTTAGAGACTTATACCACTCCTTCGGGGGGCAGTCTGTCAAAGGGGAAGCATATACCACCTCAAAAACAGCCAGGGCCACATCTGGGTTTTCTTGGCTTCTTTCAATGCTTTGAACACGAACCCTGCTTGCAGAATGGCGAGAATCAGGGTTCTTTTCCTTGCATCTCTCATCATGAACATTCTTAAGTAACTTGTTTACTCCTGATTCAACCCTCTCTGGCTGAATCCCATCCTCTGGCCacaatttaatttccattgaaAGTTGCACAAAATAAGGAGGAGATTCTGCTCCTTGTGTCAGTGATTTCCAATATCTACATAAGATTCTTATGATCATTCTTATAACATTTTGTGCTGGTAAAAGCACCCGCTGAACTCTACCGTTCCAACCAGAACACACAGGAACCTCTTCCTGGTAAAGAACTCTCCTCTTAAAAGATTTCAGTTCTGTAACTGACATCCATTCACCATCTTTTGCAGTTATTGAACTCTGCAgaagggtaaataaatataCCAAAAAGAGAGGCCAAGTGCTAACAACAAAAGACGAAGTGATTTTATGAGCTGGAAATCCTAATTCCTGCAGCAGGCTCCACTGGATGGTCAACCCACAGTGTTGGATGATGATTTGATACAGGTATTGAAGCAAGATATAGACTTCTGTGTATATTAGCataataacccaaaaaatataacTTGGGCCAGTATTTACACATAGGGCATATAAGAAAATAGCTGCAAGGTAGACCATTGAAAGCAAACTGAAGTTCCATAGGAAGCCAAGAAAAAAGCAACAGTAACATACAAAATCATTATTAGAACGAATCTGTGACCATACGTAACGGAAGATTCTTCCTATTTGCAGGCTAGCATCTTCAGATATGGTCTTCTCACTTCCAGATTGTAGGGAAGTTGTTCGATCCAAACGCTCATACCTTACATTCTGGCTCTCTATCTCATCATACAGACCATCCTCTGCAGAGGAGTAGTAATCATTAGAATCTGAATCTTCTTCGGCTATGTTCAAGAAGCTCACAAGGTTGGTCACTGCTTGATTTCCGAATGATTGTACTCGAGAAACACCATTACCAATGAGATGAACTGCAGATTTTAATGGGTTGCCCTTTGCTTGGccttttcccttctctcttctgcCTGACTCCAAAAATGCACTATTAGCACCCTTTTCTTCAAGTTCAGTAATTTCATCCATTGAATTCTGAGCAAACTCAGCCGCTCTAGAACTTTCAGTTTTTATACTTGTAGGAGAATCATGCATTTCAAAATGGAATAATGAGTCTGTGCTGTAATTCAGATCCTGCCTCCTGATAATATTTTCTTCATTATCTGGGGTTGCAGTCCCTCTATTTGAGCTTAGAGAAGAAGTTCTCCTTCTTCTGAGGCCTTCACTTTCAGGATAAGGATTATCATACTTTGCTGTGGAGTTCATGCTGTGAAGCTGGATTTGTAGGTTGAGCATCTCAGACTTCATCTTCTCCACTTGCAAGTTGCGCTGGTGTTTTTGTTCCTCACACTTACGAATATGCAGCAACTGTGCTGTCTTCCATGCTGCTTTCTTCTCTTGTTCATGGACTAAGGCCTCAATCTGCTCTGCTTCAAGGTATCTTGATACATAATCAAATTCCTGAGAAGAAAACATGTACGATTGCAGAGATACCAGCATAAAAATGACAATCTCAACTAGTGCAGATCTTGAAGTTATCCGAAACCCATAGTCATATTTGTAAAATCCAATGACCTCATATTCACACTTCCGAGCACTAAAGTCTCCCAGAAAAGGAGATTGATATGCTAGAGAAAGAACAATAAGAGCAAAATTGTACATTCGCAAGAACTTGAagattttattcttcttcttcagtatcTCAAGTCTCATTCGAAAAAATACAAGAGCAAAACCAAGGTAACCAAGGTGCAGAATGTCATACTCAAGAGTTCCAGTTATTAGAATTAAAGCAAGAACAAGATCCAATAAATGGCAATAGCAGTAAAGCCTCAGATAGTCTAGCAATGTCCACAGGCTTTTAGTTTCGAATGAGAGATCCCTCCAAACTGATGCATTCTTACGCTGAGATATCATTTGATGGTATGTCTGTGAACCGGAGAAGCCAGCTAACTTATCAGAACGGAGTTTGAAACATGCAAGCATGAAAACCACATAATAGCTGATAAGCATTCGAGGATCATCAACAATAAAACCTACAAAATCAGCACAAGAGCTTATGTTAGAAGCTGGACCAGGGTGtgggggaaagaaaaaagatctatgcagggggggggggtgcattAAGCCCTATATCAATATCGAAGACTCAGATCTGCCAAACTGCCTCATTAGATAAATAAGTACTCAGCAGAGTACTATGAATCTGTTGAGTAGCTCTAAACTAGAACCAAACCTCATCTAAGACTTCTTTAAAATCTCATCAAGCCAAACATCCACTCAGTGCGTCAAGGAAAAGTATAACCATATAGATGATTgacttcattttattttttttaaatatccaaACATTTGCTGGAGTTTGAGGATTCATGGCCAATTAACATTAGGAAATATGATCTGAATCAAGTCAGCGACTGTAcatgaaaaatggaaagaaaactacattacatattaGGACAGTTGTTTAACAAAGAGAGAAATACCTAACCAACAGTTTTTGCAATAGTTGAAATAAATATTCGAACTTCTCCAGCAGAGCCAGCAGTCATGACAACGCATTTTTGTCTCACTCGGAATATGATGCTTCCACGGCACCAGATTCTTCCATATAACCAAGTACTCAAGAGTCAGAACAGTAGCAAATGAGAAAACAAAGATGGGCCACAATTTACGGATAACACGCCTGTCCAAAAGGACACAGGCTGCAAGGCACACAATATATAATATAGAGATGGCATTTAGTACAGCAAAGCTCACAAGAAGCAAAGCAATCATGATAATCTCAAGGCCAAGGAGGTTGAATAAGTTCTCTACCCAAAACTTCAAATAGATTTTTAAGGTAGCCTTCTGCATGTCAAACCTCTCCTTTCTCAAGGCAAGAATCCGCTTCTTATTCCACTTATTACTTTCTCTAGAACTTCCCCAGATATACTCAAAGGAATATTTTCTGGTGCCACTACCTTCTGGTTCTGTTTCAGAGGACACAGGAGCAGGTCCTTGATGCATACCAGAGCTCAAAGATGGCCATGAATTGCTTGTTGCGGCCCTTTTTTTTGGAGATGGCCTACTTTCCTCAGTATAAACAGAAATATCAGTTGGCTTGTCTTCATTTGAGACAAAAAGTGGACAAGGCTCTTCCCATTTTCCTATATTTACAAGAGTATTAGGCATCCTTTCCAACCAACGGAAGACATTATACTGAAGGGTACAAGCAATTATCACAAGAACTTTCCCTCTCAATCCTGATTCCAGACCCCAAAATCCAGGCTTAAATAGCTGAAAACCCAGAAAAAGGGACAAAGCAGAGTGCCTTTGACCAGGAAACATCTCAGCCAGTTTACCCCACATCTGGAAAAGATACTCAGTTAATACCAAGATTCCTGTGTAAATTAAAAACAACTTGGATGGAACTCTAGAACCTTTGGGTAATGTTGAACAGGTGACCGGGCCAAGAAGATACAGAAATCCAAATGCACTGATAGGAGATAATGATGCATAGAACAAGGAAAGATATAAGATCTTATCACTGTGCCAAATTGACAATCTTTTGAAAAAACTGAGGGCTCCATgttccaattgatggggatcatCTAATCCATTGTACCTGCTCTGTCTCCTTTCATAGCTATACAGTTGCACGACAATTAAAACAGCCAGGGATTCCCAAACATTCTCCACCAATGAGGCTTTCGGGTTATAGCCCAAGTCAGGATAAAGATTAATTATTCTAGACAACCACATCTCAAAGCTGGAGAAAATGCTCAAGCTATAAATGAAGATAAACACTACAAGTGCATAAATTTTTAGGGGAAACCATAGGCGCTTTCTCATCTTCTCGACAAGTTGTCTCCCAATGATCCAgaatagaaggaagaaaaggtacccaaaagaaatataattAGGTGTCACCAGATATACTACAATGAGAATGGTGAGGAATACAATGTAGGTTCCACATGACCGATATGTAGACAGAAATTTCCGCCCTATTGCACTAAGATACATTGCTATCCTTTTCTCTGAaagcaaacaaaacaaatatgaGTAAAGCAATTACAGTCACTAAACCACTGAAATCGGCTAGCACCATgttaaagaattttcaaatacGTAGAAGCCATGTATAGTAGTTACCATATAAAATGGCTCATGTGTAAAGAGTTCGTCTTACCACATACCACCCATGACCCACCATTAAATTTCTTAAGGGAGAAGTCTATCAGATCACAGCAAAAATTCAATCAATAGGATTTTGAATGCAAAACTAGTCCCACACTAGAACTATATTTGCAGAACAGAATCaccaaaatagagaaaaatagagaaatagagaaattttATTACCTAAAATATAATGACTAGAATGGCACTGATATTCAGGTCGAGTAATCCTCTTGGTTACTAGAATCTGCCTACAGAATATCCGAAACTGAGATCTAGACAAGGCTGTGCAGAGTAGCCCCAGTATAAATAGGAAAACAGAGCAGTAGTGTTGGGACTTGAATATTCAAAGGTCTG harbors:
- the LOC122657993 gene encoding piezo-type mechanosensitive ion channel homolog isoform X1, whose protein sequence is MGNFLGGFVLPLLLLTAALLNWSLISLVDLLAFLVIQFSAPKMGFHIRRQSGVPWFIIFFSILASLPQVIFYIIWAVEGDEWSVIDSWWAKLLGYVRVQPSRSSPAISFLVAQLLTAVVALFEICGSRFLLIPWQDSSWGRFLSCMERLGTHLGVACCLILPAIQLVVGISRPSWASLPYFICSCVGLVDWSLTSNFLGLYRWWRPLLLYAGFNIALLYLYQLPIVFPKMLQMVADFIGFYKISSISEWTEICSGLSLLVFYYMLSSVKCDLEEMDIIMSMRESNLTEHLLPSRHSFFIRESRSGVRHTNVLLRGSVFRTFSINFFTYGFPVSLLALSFWSFHFASLCAFGLLAYVGYVLYTFPSLFHLHRLNGLLLVFILLWAASTYVFNVAFAFLNKKSRDMEIWETVGLWHYPIPGFFLLAQFCLGILVAMGNLVSNSVLLYLSDADGQSLNDDHTVEEKEETKVLMVATIAWGLRRSSRAITLALIFLIAMKPGFIHAIYMVFFLVYLLNHTVSREVRQSLIVLCEAHFALLYILQLNLISNALEQKGSYTMEVLSQLGLLDHASSWDFLEIAVLGCFCVVHNHGFELLFSFSAMVQHTPCPPFGFSILRAGLNKSVLLSVCASSIAEECQSGNPSHEKRIAMYLSAIGRKFLSTYRSCGTYIVFLTILIVVYLVTPNYISFGYLFFLLFWIIGRQLVEKMRKRLWFPLKIYALVVFIFIYSLSIFSSFEMWLSRIINLYPDLGYNPKASLVENVWESLAVLIVVQLYSYERRQSRYNGLDDPHQLEHGALSFFKRLSIWHSDKILYLSLFYASLSPISAFGFLYLLGPVTCSTLPKGSRVPSKLFLIYTGILVLTEYLFQMWGKLAEMFPGQRHSALSLFLGFQLFKPGFWGLESGLRGKVLVIIACTLQYNVFRWLERMPNTLVNIGKWEEPCPLFVSNEDKPTDISVYTEESRPSPKKRAATSNSWPSLSSGMHQGPAPVSSETEPEGSGTRKYSFEYIWGSSRESNKWNKKRILALRKERFDMQKATLKIYLKFWVENLFNLLGLEIIMIALLLVSFAVLNAISILYIVCLAACVLLDRRVIRKLWPIFVFSFATVLTLEYLVIWKNLVPWKHHIPSETKMRCHDCWLCWRSSNIYFNYCKNCWLGFIVDDPRMLISYYVVFMLACFKLRSDKLAGFSGSQTYHQMISQRKNASVWRDLSFETKSLWTLLDYLRLYCYCHLLDLVLALILITGTLEYDILHLGYLGFALVFFRMRLEILKKKNKIFKFLRMYNFALIVLSLAYQSPFLGDFSARKCEYEVIGFYKYDYGFRITSRSALVEIVIFMLVSLQSYMFSSQEFDYVSRYLEAEQIEALVHEQEKKAAWKTAQLLHIRKCEEQKHQRNLQVEKMKSEMLNLQIQLHSMNSTAKYDNPYPESEGLRRRRTSSLSSNRGTATPDNEENIIRRQDLNYSTDSLFHFEMHDSPTSIKTESSRAAEFAQNSMDEITELEEKGANSAFLESGRREKGKGQAKGNPLKSAVHLIGNGVSRVQSFGNQAVTNLVSFLNIAEEDSDSNDYYSSAEDGLYDEIESQNVRYERLDRTTSLQSGSEKTISEDASLQIGRIFRYVWSQIRSNNDFVCYCCFFLGFLWNFSLLSMVYLAAIFLYALCVNTGPSYIFWVIMLIYTEVYILLQYLYQIIIQHCGLTIQWSLLQELGFPAHKITSSFVVSTWPLFLVYLFTLLQSSITAKDGEWMSVTELKSFKRRVLYQEEVPVCSGWNGRVQRVLLPAQNVIRMIIRILCRYWKSLTQGAESPPYFVQLSMEIKLWPEDGIQPERVESGVNKLLKNVHDERCKEKNPDSRHSASRVRVQSIERSQENPDVALAVFEVVYASPLTDCPPKEWYKSLTPVADVAKEILTAQHLGLVEETGFPYPILSVIGGGKREIDLYAYIFGADLMVFFLVAIFYQSVIKNNSQFLEVYQLEDQFPKEFVFILMILFFLTVLDRIIYLCSFATGKVLFYLSNFFLFTYSVTQYAWYMESSRLRAGGLALRAIYLTKAVSLALQAIQIRYGIPHKSTLYRQFLTSKVSQVYYFGFRLYRALPFLYELRCVLDWSCTITSLTMYDWLKLEDIHSSLYLVKCDADLNRARHQQGQKQTKMTKFCNGICLFFILICVIWAPMLVRNFRA
- the LOC122657993 gene encoding piezo-type mechanosensitive ion channel homolog isoform X2 → MGNFLGGFVLPLLLLTAALLNWSLISLVDLLAFLVIQFSAPKTGFHIRRQSGVPWFIIFFSILASLPQVIFYIIWAVEGDEWSVIDSWWAKLLGYVRVQPSRSSPAISFLVAQLLTAVVALFEICGSRFLLIPWQDSSWGRFLSCMERLGTHLGVACCLILPAIQLVVGISRPSWASLPYFICSCVGLVDWSLTSNFLGLYRWWRPLLLYAGFNIALLYLYQLPIVFPKMLQMVADFIGFYKISSISEWTEICSGLSLLVFYYMLSSVKCDLEEMDIIMSMRESNLTEHLLPSRHSFFIRESRSGVRHTNVLLRGSVFRTFSINFFTYGFPVSLLALSFWSFHFASLCAFGLLAYVGYVLYTFPSLFHLHRLNGLLLVFILLWAASTYVFNVAFAFLNKKSRDMEIWETVGLWHYPIPGFFLLAQFCLGILVAMGNLVSNSVLLYLSDADGQSLNDDHTVEEKEETKVLMVATIAWGLRRSSRAITLALIFLIAMKPGFIHAIYMVFFLVYLLNHTVSREVRQSLIVLCEAHFALLYILQLNLISNALEQKGSYTMEVLSQLGLLDHASSWDFLEIAVLGCFCVVHNHGFELLFSFSAMVQHTPCPPFGFSILRAGLNKSVLLSVCASSIAEECQSGNPSHEKRIAMYLSAIGRKFLSTYRSCGTYIVFLTILIVVYLVTPNYISFGYLFFLLFWIIGRQLVEKMRKRLWFPLKIYALVVFIFIYSLSIFSSFEMWLSRIINLYPDLGYNPKASLVENVWESLAVLIVVQLYSYERRQSRYNGLDDPHQLEHGALSFFKRLSIWHSDKILYLSLFYASLSPISAFGFLYLLGPVTCSTLPKGSRVPSKLFLIYTGILVLTEYLFQMWGKLAEMFPGQRHSALSLFLGFQLFKPGFWGLESGLRGKVLVIIACTLQYNVFRWLERMPNTLVNIGKWEEPCPLFVSNEDKPTDISVYTEESRPSPKKRAATSNSWPSLSSGMHQGPAPVSSETEPEGSGTRKYSFEYIWGSSRESNKWNKKRILALRKERFDMQKATLKIYLKFWVENLFNLLGLEIIMIALLLVSFAVLNAISILYIVCLAACVLLDRRVIRKLWPIFVFSFATVLTLEYLVIWKNLVPWKHHIPSETKMRCHDCWLCWRSSNIYFNYCKNCWLGFIVDDPRMLISYYVVFMLACFKLRSDKLAGFSGSQTYHQMISQRKNASVWRDLSFETKSLWTLLDYLRLYCYCHLLDLVLALILITGTLEYDILHLGYLGFALVFFRMRLEILKKKNKIFKFLRMYNFALIVLSLAYQSPFLGDFSARKCEYEVIGFYKYDYGFRITSRSALVEIVIFMLVSLQSYMFSSQEFDYVSRYLEAEQIEALVHEQEKKAAWKTAQLLHIRKCEEQKHQRNLQVEKMKSEMLNLQIQLHSMNSTAKYDNPYPESEGLRRRRTSSLSSNRGTATPDNEENIIRRQDLNYSTDSLFHFEMHDSPTSIKTESSRAAEFAQNSMDEITELEEKGANSAFLESGRREKGKGQAKGNPLKSAVHLIGNGVSRVQSFGNQAVTNLVSFLNIAEEDSDSNDYYSSAEDGLYDEIESQNVRYERLDRTTSLQSGSEKTISEDASLQIGRIFRYVWSQIRSNNDFVCYCCFFLGFLWNFSLLSMVYLAAIFLYALCVNTGPSYIFWVIMLIYTEVYILLQYLYQIIIQHCGLTIQWSLLQELGFPAHKITSSFVVSTWPLFLVYLFTLLQSSITAKDGEWMSVTELKSFKRRVLYQEEVPVCSGWNGRVQRVLLPAQNVIRMIIRILCRYWKSLTQGAESPPYFVQLSMEIKLWPEDGIQPERVESGVNKLLKNVHDERCKEKNPDSRHSASRVRVQSIERSQENPDVALAVFEVVYASPLTDCPPKEWYKSLTPVADVAKEILTAQHLGLVEETGFPYPILSVIGGGKREIDLYAYIFGADLMVFFLVAIFYQSVIKNNSQFLEVYQLEDQFPKEFVFILMILFFLTVLDRIIYLCSFATGKVLFYLSNFFLFTYSVTQYAWYMESSRLRAGGLALRAIYLTKAVSLALQAIQIRYGIPHKSTLYRQFLTSKVSQVYYFGFRLYRALPFLYELRCVLDWSCTITSLTMYDWLKLEDIHSSLYLVKCDADLNRARHQQGQKQTKMTKFCNGICLFFILICVIWAPMLVRNFRA
- the LOC122657993 gene encoding piezo-type mechanosensitive ion channel homolog isoform X3, whose protein sequence is MGNFLGGFVLPLLLLTAALLNWSLISLVDLLAFLVIQFSAPKTGFHIRRQSGVPWFIIFFSILASLPQVIFYIIWAVEGDEWSVIDSWWAKLLGYVRVQPSRSSPAISFLVAQLLTAVVALFEICGSRFLLIPWQDSSWGRFLSCMERLGTHLGVACCLILPAIQLVVGISRPSWASLPYFICSCVGLVDWSLTSNFLGLYRWWRPLLLYAGFNIALLYLYQLPIVFPKMLQMVADFIGFYKISSISEWTEICSGLSLLVFYYMLSSVKCDLEEMDIIMSMRESNLTEHLLPSRHSFFIRESRSGVRHTNVLLRGSVFRTFSINFFTYGFPDMEIWETVGLWHYPIPGFFLLAQFCLGILVAMGNLVSNSVLLYLSDADGQSLNDDHTVEEKEETKVLMVATIAWGLRRSSRAITLALIFLIAMKPGFIHAIYMVFFLVYLLNHTVSREVRQSLIVLCEAHFALLYILQLNLISNALEQKGSYTMEVLSQLGLLDHASSWDFLEIAVLGCFCVVHNHGFELLFSFSAMVQHTPCPPFGFSILRAGLNKSVLLSVCASSIAEECQSGNPSHEKRIAMYLSAIGRKFLSTYRSCGTYIVFLTILIVVYLVTPNYISFGYLFFLLFWIIGRQLVEKMRKRLWFPLKIYALVVFIFIYSLSIFSSFEMWLSRIINLYPDLGYNPKASLVENVWESLAVLIVVQLYSYERRQSRYNGLDDPHQLEHGALSFFKRLSIWHSDKILYLSLFYASLSPISAFGFLYLLGPVTCSTLPKGSRVPSKLFLIYTGILVLTEYLFQMWGKLAEMFPGQRHSALSLFLGFQLFKPGFWGLESGLRGKVLVIIACTLQYNVFRWLERMPNTLVNIGKWEEPCPLFVSNEDKPTDISVYTEESRPSPKKRAATSNSWPSLSSGMHQGPAPVSSETEPEGSGTRKYSFEYIWGSSRESNKWNKKRILALRKERFDMQKATLKIYLKFWVENLFNLLGLEIIMIALLLVSFAVLNAISILYIVCLAACVLLDRRVIRKLWPIFVFSFATVLTLEYLVIWKNLVPWKHHIPSETKMRCHDCWLCWRSSNIYFNYCKNCWLGFIVDDPRMLISYYVVFMLACFKLRSDKLAGFSGSQTYHQMISQRKNASVWRDLSFETKSLWTLLDYLRLYCYCHLLDLVLALILITGTLEYDILHLGYLGFALVFFRMRLEILKKKNKIFKFLRMYNFALIVLSLAYQSPFLGDFSARKCEYEVIGFYKYDYGFRITSRSALVEIVIFMLVSLQSYMFSSQEFDYVSRYLEAEQIEALVHEQEKKAAWKTAQLLHIRKCEEQKHQRNLQVEKMKSEMLNLQIQLHSMNSTAKYDNPYPESEGLRRRRTSSLSSNRGTATPDNEENIIRRQDLNYSTDSLFHFEMHDSPTSIKTESSRAAEFAQNSMDEITELEEKGANSAFLESGRREKGKGQAKGNPLKSAVHLIGNGVSRVQSFGNQAVTNLVSFLNIAEEDSDSNDYYSSAEDGLYDEIESQNVRYERLDRTTSLQSGSEKTISEDASLQIGRIFRYVWSQIRSNNDFVCYCCFFLGFLWNFSLLSMVYLAAIFLYALCVNTGPSYIFWVIMLIYTEVYILLQYLYQIIIQHCGLTIQWSLLQELGFPAHKITSSFVVSTWPLFLVYLFTLLQSSITAKDGEWMSVTELKSFKRRVLYQEEVPVCSGWNGRVQRVLLPAQNVIRMIIRILCRYWKSLTQGAESPPYFVQLSMEIKLWPEDGIQPERVESGVNKLLKNVHDERCKEKNPDSRHSASRVRVQSIERSQENPDVALAVFEVVYASPLTDCPPKEWYKSLTPVADVAKEILTAQHLGLVEETGFPYPILSVIGGGKREIDLYAYIFGADLMVFFLVAIFYQSVIKNNSQFLEVYQLEDQFPKEFVFILMILFFLTVLDRIIYLCSFATGKVLFYLSNFFLFTYSVTQYAWYMESSRLRAGGLALRAIYLTKAVSLALQAIQIRYGIPHKSTLYRQFLTSKVSQVYYFGFRLYRALPFLYELRCVLDWSCTITSLTMYDWLKLEDIHSSLYLVKCDADLNRARHQQGQKQTKMTKFCNGICLFFILICVIWAPMLVRNFRA